Proteins found in one Puntigrus tetrazona isolate hp1 unplaced genomic scaffold, ASM1883169v1 S000000148, whole genome shotgun sequence genomic segment:
- the LOC122332742 gene encoding uncharacterized protein LOC122332742 isoform X6 has protein sequence MRKVMASSSGPLNEELLCSICLDVSTDLIAAPCGHNFCRTCLNKFWTNTQTFYCPSCKETSSAVLGVRQTLQSSQVNMILRSNSSTPEYIAESFAQHFNDKLNIGRPKVLCDICHERKQKAVKSCLTCQSSYCETHLEPHHRVQRLKKHTLINAVENLETYICHEKPLEPVCRDDQKERTEGDHRTYNSVPIEQESQEKALSSEMESAARALIDVLARGLAPSSSTASPTLPEPENRVRQALKRQFQSMFETENDQPWGKKRLSVAKPGNVKKTDFLIYVLSKPTLVTPKVDEDLKLVHAGLGKRLLTVPDGFKHSEIVSLLEEEFPKLKTVQGGWMFYKRTGERRKLTIIPTDSDGYSTRLLKSVSNNGKNTLYVVPLQEQLSTEPLPFDSVEFAKMPQSKCMKCERKIPLPLLPLHVKECNESVTDAAIFEDEDVSGATDQPSSLHTDLDQSSQICPICQVSFPADVLPYHASTCGEGGWTFSGSDSPSTSTREEWPRPSTAHIFTSLSSGWKYESDPQKACRMFCDELLNQNKYCPSLSLVLDAVDEQDSELISFYKMNSTNWSAPLTCRLTGDAAVGTGVKRHVLSMVMQKVLPPQPFLRGKKTTVSLLHLLYYGTATCSKWLAE, from the exons ATGAGAAAAG TCATGGCGTCCTCCAGCGGTCCACTAAACGAGGAGCTCCTGTGCTCCATCTGTCTGGATGTGTCCACTGATCTAATCGCCGCTCCATGTGGACACAACTTCTGCAGAACCTGTCTGAACAAGTTCTGGACAAACACTCAGACCTTCTACTGTCCATCCTGTAAAGAAACTAGTAGTGCTGTATTAGGGGTTAGGCAAACTCTACAGAGTTCCCAGGTGAATATGATCCTCAGAAGCAATAGCAGCACCCCTGAATACATTGCTGAGAGTTTTGCGCAACATTTTAATGACAAGCTCAACATAGGAAGACCTAAGGTGTTGTGTGACATCTGTCATGAAAGGAAGCAGAAAGCCGTGAAGTCCTGTCTGACGTGTCAAAGCTCTTACTGTGAGACTCACCTGGAGCCTCATCACAGAGTCCAGCGTctaaagaaacacacactcatcaacGCTGTGGAAAATCTGGAGACTTATATATGTCACGAGAAACCTCTGGAGCCGGTCTGCAGAGATGATCAGAAGGAGCGCACTGAAGGAGACCACAGGACGTACAACAGTGTTCCTATAGAGCAGGAGAGTCAGGAGAAG gcGTTGTCATCAGAAATGGAATCAGCAGCAAGAGCTCTCATTGATGTGTTAGCCAGGGGCCTGGCTCCGTCTTCATCTACTGCTTCGCCCACTCTGCCAGAACCTGAAAATAGGGTGAGGCAGGcattaaaaag GCAATTCCAGAGTATGTTTGAAACCGAAAATGACCAGCCTTGGGGCAAAAAACGCTTGTCTGTAGCTAAACCTGGCAATGTGAAAAAGACAGATTTTCTCATTTATGTGCTCTCCAAACCAACTCTGGTTACTCCAAAAGTGGATGAAGACCTAAAACTTGTACATGCTGGGCTTGGGAAAAGGCTGTTAACTGTTCCAGACGGTTTTAAACACAGTGAG ATTGTCAGTTTGCTCGAGGAAGAATTTCCtaaattaaaaactgttcaGGGGGGCTGGATGTTTTACAAGCGCACag GTGAGCGGCGTAAGCTGACTATAATTCCCACAGACTCCGATGGATACTCAACTCGGCTCCTGAAATCAGTGTCGAATAACGGGAAAAACACGCTTTATGTGGTTCCACTACAAGAGCAGCTTTCCACCGAACCATTACCCTTCGATTCTGTCGAGTTTGCAAAGATGCCGCAGTCGAAATGCATGAAATGCGAGAGGAAAATCCCTCTGCCGTTGCTGCCCTTACACGTCAAAGAGTGCAAC GAGTCTGTAACTGATGCGGCTATTTTTGAAGATGAAGATGTTAGCGGAGCCACTGACCAGCCGAGTTCACTTCACACCGATTTAGATCAATCATCACAG ATTTGTCCCATTTGCCAGGTTTCTTTCCCAGCTGATGTTCTGCCTTATCACGCAAGCACATGCGGTGAAGG AGGGTGGACGTTCAGTGGCAGTGATTCTCCGAGCACCTCCACAAGAGAAGAATGGCCGAGACCCTCAACTGCACATATATTTACTTCACTATCATCAG GATGGAAATACGAAAGTGACCCACAGAAAGCATGTCGAATGTTTTGTGATGAATTGCTCAACCAAAACAAATACTGTCCATCTCTGTCACTCGTCCTTGATGCTGTGGACGAGCAGGACAGTGAactgatttcattttataaaatgaacagCACTAACTGGTCGGCTCCCTTGACATGTAGACTGACAG gAGATGCAGCTGTCGGCACGGGAGTCAAGCGTCATGTTTTGTCCATGGTGATGCAAAAG gtTCTTCCACCTCAGCCCtttttgagggggaaaaaaaccacCGTGTCCCTTCTGCATCTGCTGTACTACGGGACAGCGACCTGTTCCAAATGGCTGGCCGAATGA
- the btr31 gene encoding bloodthirsty-related gene family, member 31 isoform X1: MASSSGPLNEELLCSICLDVSTDPVTAPCGHNFCRTCLNKFWTNTQTCFCPFCKETLKQQKKTLTSIDCFLISSRTVHISNWMIISLGFLLVAILLTFPKPYSASDPRTFTDFSQKVEDLRQEFSQLKKSTSLYVSQMYSLNEKLHKAAGLKWAQLFAVDVTLDPETANPSLILSDDGKQVSHGNIKQDVPENPKRFSMISVLAKQGFSSGRFYFEVQVKGKTAWSLGVSREYIKTKGNLLTPVNGFWAVTLRNETEYTAGETPSVSLSLKVKPEVVGVFVDYEEGLVSFYDAGHQSHIYSFTGQTFTDKLYPYFSPYLNKGGKNSKPLIISPVS; the protein is encoded by the exons ATGGCGTCCTCCAGCGGTCCACTAAACGAGGAGCTCCTGTGCTCCATCTGTCTGGATGTGTCCACTGATCCGGTCACCGCTCCATGTGGACACAACTTCTGCAGAACCTGCCTGAACAAGTTCTGGACAAACACTCAGACCTGCTTCTGTCCATTCTGTAAAGAAACTCTGAAACAGCAGAAAAAG ACTCTCACCTCCATCGACTGTTTCCTTATTTCATCTCGAACAGTCCACATTTCAAACTGGATGATTATTAGTCTGGGTTTTCTGTTGGTAGCCATATTGCTCACCTTTCCTAAACCATATTCTGCATCTGACCCCCGAACCTTCACCGATTTCAGTCAAAAG GTTGAAGATCTGCGGCAGGAATTCAGTCAGCTGAAGAAAAGCACATCGCTCTACGTCTCGCAG ATGTactcattaaatgaaaaactccATAAAGCCG CAGGTTTGAAGTGGGCACAGTTATTTGCAG TGGATGTGACTCTGGATCCTGAAACGGCGAATCCGTCTCTCATCCTGTCTGATGATGGAAAACAAGTCAGTCATGGAAACATTAAGCAGGACGTCCCAGAAAACCCAAAGAGGTTTTCAATGATTTCGGTTCTGGCAAAGCAGGGATTCAGTTCGGGCAGGTTTTACTTCGAGGTGCAGGTGAAGGGAAAGACAGCGTGGAGTTTAGGGGTGTCCAGAGAATATATTAAGACGAAGGGAAACCTGCTGACTCCAGTGAATGGATTCTGGGCTGTGACTCTGAGGAACGAGACTGAATATACAGCGGGTGAAACACCATCTGTCTCTTTATCTCTGAAAGTGAAACCTGAGGTTGTGGGAGTGTTTGTGGATTATGAGGAGGGTCTGGTCTCTTTTTATGACGCAGGACACCAATCTCATATCTACTCTTTCACTGGTCAGACTTTCACTGACAAACTCTATCCATACTTCAGCCCATACCTTAATAAAGGAGGAAAAAACTCAAAGCCACTGATCATCTCACCTGTCAGTTAA
- the LOC122332742 gene encoding uncharacterized protein LOC122332742 isoform X5, translated as MRKVMASSSGPLNEELLCSICLDVSTDLIAAPCGHNFCRTCLNKFWTNTQTFYCPSCKETSSAVLGVRQTLQSSQVNMILRSNSSTPEYIAESFAQHFNDKLNIGRPKVLCDICHERKQKAVKSCLTCQSSYCETHLEPHHRVQRLKKHTLINAVENLETYICHEKPLEPVCRDDQKERTEGDHRTYNSVPIEQESQEKALSSEMESAARALIDVLARGLAPSSSTASPTLPEPENRVRQALKRQFQSMFETENDQPWGKKRLSVAKPGNVKKTDFLIYVLSKPTLVTPKVDEDLKLVHAGLGKRLLTVPDGFKHSEIVSLLEEEFPKLKTVQGGWMFYKRTGERRKLTIIPTDSDGYSTRLLKSVSNNGKNTLYVVPLQEQLSTEPLPFDSVEFAKMPQSKCMKCERKIPLPLLPLHVKECNESVTDAAIFEDEDVSGATDQPSSLHTDLDQSSQICPICQVSFPADVLPYHASTCGEGGWTFSGSDSPSTSTREEWPRPSTAHIFTSLSSGWKYESDPQKACRMFCDELLNQNKYCPSLSLVLDAVDEQDSELISFYKMNSTNWSAPLTCRLTGDAAVGTGVKRHVLSMVMQKVKTGFTLNLGSSTSALFEGEKNHRVPSASAVLRDSDLFQMAGRMIGHSFLHGGPCLSGLSLSVVILLTGGNPDSAVSALTLQDCPDLDHRETIRLLKKTKLTKEEKSQLTDLCLFWDLPVPSSSNRDWLFQQLLSHAVLGRVKRQIKDLRKGIKDTGIWPLLSQRQDSHDIVFPRESARDVTSQHHQPC; from the exons ATGAGAAAAG TCATGGCGTCCTCCAGCGGTCCACTAAACGAGGAGCTCCTGTGCTCCATCTGTCTGGATGTGTCCACTGATCTAATCGCCGCTCCATGTGGACACAACTTCTGCAGAACCTGTCTGAACAAGTTCTGGACAAACACTCAGACCTTCTACTGTCCATCCTGTAAAGAAACTAGTAGTGCTGTATTAGGGGTTAGGCAAACTCTACAGAGTTCCCAGGTGAATATGATCCTCAGAAGCAATAGCAGCACCCCTGAATACATTGCTGAGAGTTTTGCGCAACATTTTAATGACAAGCTCAACATAGGAAGACCTAAGGTGTTGTGTGACATCTGTCATGAAAGGAAGCAGAAAGCCGTGAAGTCCTGTCTGACGTGTCAAAGCTCTTACTGTGAGACTCACCTGGAGCCTCATCACAGAGTCCAGCGTctaaagaaacacacactcatcaacGCTGTGGAAAATCTGGAGACTTATATATGTCACGAGAAACCTCTGGAGCCGGTCTGCAGAGATGATCAGAAGGAGCGCACTGAAGGAGACCACAGGACGTACAACAGTGTTCCTATAGAGCAGGAGAGTCAGGAGAAG gcGTTGTCATCAGAAATGGAATCAGCAGCAAGAGCTCTCATTGATGTGTTAGCCAGGGGCCTGGCTCCGTCTTCATCTACTGCTTCGCCCACTCTGCCAGAACCTGAAAATAGGGTGAGGCAGGcattaaaaag GCAATTCCAGAGTATGTTTGAAACCGAAAATGACCAGCCTTGGGGCAAAAAACGCTTGTCTGTAGCTAAACCTGGCAATGTGAAAAAGACAGATTTTCTCATTTATGTGCTCTCCAAACCAACTCTGGTTACTCCAAAAGTGGATGAAGACCTAAAACTTGTACATGCTGGGCTTGGGAAAAGGCTGTTAACTGTTCCAGACGGTTTTAAACACAGTGAG ATTGTCAGTTTGCTCGAGGAAGAATTTCCtaaattaaaaactgttcaGGGGGGCTGGATGTTTTACAAGCGCACag GTGAGCGGCGTAAGCTGACTATAATTCCCACAGACTCCGATGGATACTCAACTCGGCTCCTGAAATCAGTGTCGAATAACGGGAAAAACACGCTTTATGTGGTTCCACTACAAGAGCAGCTTTCCACCGAACCATTACCCTTCGATTCTGTCGAGTTTGCAAAGATGCCGCAGTCGAAATGCATGAAATGCGAGAGGAAAATCCCTCTGCCGTTGCTGCCCTTACACGTCAAAGAGTGCAAC GAGTCTGTAACTGATGCGGCTATTTTTGAAGATGAAGATGTTAGCGGAGCCACTGACCAGCCGAGTTCACTTCACACCGATTTAGATCAATCATCACAG ATTTGTCCCATTTGCCAGGTTTCTTTCCCAGCTGATGTTCTGCCTTATCACGCAAGCACATGCGGTGAAGG AGGGTGGACGTTCAGTGGCAGTGATTCTCCGAGCACCTCCACAAGAGAAGAATGGCCGAGACCCTCAACTGCACATATATTTACTTCACTATCATCAG GATGGAAATACGAAAGTGACCCACAGAAAGCATGTCGAATGTTTTGTGATGAATTGCTCAACCAAAACAAATACTGTCCATCTCTGTCACTCGTCCTTGATGCTGTGGACGAGCAGGACAGTGAactgatttcattttataaaatgaacagCACTAACTGGTCGGCTCCCTTGACATGTAGACTGACAG gAGATGCAGCTGTCGGCACGGGAGTCAAGCGTCATGTTTTGTCCATGGTGATGCAAAAGGTGAAGACTGGCTTCACTTTAAATTTGG gtTCTTCCACCTCAGCCCtttttgagggggaaaaaaaccacCGTGTCCCTTCTGCATCTGCTGTACTACGGGACAGCGACCTGTTCCAAATGGCTGGCCGAATGATAGGTCACTCTTTTTTACACGGAGGTCCTTGTCTTTCTGGACTGAGTTTATCTGTGGTCATCCTTCTGACCGGAGGGAACCCTGACAGCGCGGTTTCAGCGCTCACACTGCAGGACTGCCCAGACCTAGACCACAGGGAAACCATTCGTTTG CTCAAGAAGACAAAACTCACTAAAGAAGAAAAGAGTCAACTGACAGACCTTTGCCTTTTCTGGGATCTCCCTGTTCCTTCGTCGAGTAACCGGGACTGGCTGTTTCAACAGCTGTTGTCGCATGCT GTACTCGGACGTGTTAAGCGCCAGATTAAAGATTTGAGAAAAGGCATCAAAGACACTGGCATCTGGCCACTTCTCTCCCAGAGACAAGACAGTCACGACATTGTTTTCCCAAGGGAGTCGGCGAGGGACGTTACATCACAG
- the btr31 gene encoding bloodthirsty-related gene family, member 31 isoform X2, translating into MASSSGPLNEELLCSICLDVSTDPVTAPCGHNFCRTCLNKFWTNTQTCFCPFCKETLKQQKKTLTSIDCFLISSRTVHISNWMIISLGFLLVAILLTFPKPYSASDPRTFTDFSQKVEDLRQEFSQLKKSTSLYVSQMYSLNEKLHKAGLKWAQLFAVDVTLDPETANPSLILSDDGKQVSHGNIKQDVPENPKRFSMISVLAKQGFSSGRFYFEVQVKGKTAWSLGVSREYIKTKGNLLTPVNGFWAVTLRNETEYTAGETPSVSLSLKVKPEVVGVFVDYEEGLVSFYDAGHQSHIYSFTGQTFTDKLYPYFSPYLNKGGKNSKPLIISPVS; encoded by the exons ATGGCGTCCTCCAGCGGTCCACTAAACGAGGAGCTCCTGTGCTCCATCTGTCTGGATGTGTCCACTGATCCGGTCACCGCTCCATGTGGACACAACTTCTGCAGAACCTGCCTGAACAAGTTCTGGACAAACACTCAGACCTGCTTCTGTCCATTCTGTAAAGAAACTCTGAAACAGCAGAAAAAG ACTCTCACCTCCATCGACTGTTTCCTTATTTCATCTCGAACAGTCCACATTTCAAACTGGATGATTATTAGTCTGGGTTTTCTGTTGGTAGCCATATTGCTCACCTTTCCTAAACCATATTCTGCATCTGACCCCCGAACCTTCACCGATTTCAGTCAAAAG GTTGAAGATCTGCGGCAGGAATTCAGTCAGCTGAAGAAAAGCACATCGCTCTACGTCTCGCAG ATGTactcattaaatgaaaaactccATAAAGCCG GTTTGAAGTGGGCACAGTTATTTGCAG TGGATGTGACTCTGGATCCTGAAACGGCGAATCCGTCTCTCATCCTGTCTGATGATGGAAAACAAGTCAGTCATGGAAACATTAAGCAGGACGTCCCAGAAAACCCAAAGAGGTTTTCAATGATTTCGGTTCTGGCAAAGCAGGGATTCAGTTCGGGCAGGTTTTACTTCGAGGTGCAGGTGAAGGGAAAGACAGCGTGGAGTTTAGGGGTGTCCAGAGAATATATTAAGACGAAGGGAAACCTGCTGACTCCAGTGAATGGATTCTGGGCTGTGACTCTGAGGAACGAGACTGAATATACAGCGGGTGAAACACCATCTGTCTCTTTATCTCTGAAAGTGAAACCTGAGGTTGTGGGAGTGTTTGTGGATTATGAGGAGGGTCTGGTCTCTTTTTATGACGCAGGACACCAATCTCATATCTACTCTTTCACTGGTCAGACTTTCACTGACAAACTCTATCCATACTTCAGCCCATACCTTAATAAAGGAGGAAAAAACTCAAAGCCACTGATCATCTCACCTGTCAGTTAA